DNA sequence from the Cohnella herbarum genome:
AGTTCCGTTCCGCGCGATCGGGGAATATCATTTGGAGTCTCTGGAGCAAGCGAAACCCAAGCTAATCATCGTGCCTAGCCCGCACAATTTCAGCAGGCAAGCGCTGGATAAGATCGTTCTGCATGTGAAGGAGAACGGAGGGACCGTACTATTCACCGGTCCGATCGGGCTGGACGAATATTGGCGGCCGGAGTCCCGTTACGAGGAGGAGCTAGGGGAATACGAGCTCGGCAACGTCATGCGGGAAGAAGCTATAGAGGTCGAGAGTCTCGTATTGCCGGTTTCTTTCGGAGCTAACCGCATTTCCGAGGTAAATAAGGAATTGCCAGGAGCCGGCAGTGGGGCCGGAGCGGAGGCGCGCGGTCGTAAAACGGAACATGCCGCGGTGCGAAAGACGGACATTGGAAAAGGAACGTTCATCCGGTGTCCATTGCCGATCGAATTGAACGAAAGGTCGGAAGCGATCGCCGCGGTGTATCGGCATGCCTTATCGGTTGCTGGTTATCGATCTTCTATGGAGTGGATCCGAGGCGGAGACCTTCCTGGAGTGTTCGGCTCCAAAGTCGCTTTCGGCGAGGGGGCGGTGTACATGTTCGTGTCCGAATACGGTTATGACGCTTCGATCGCAATCAGAGATTCCAAGACGGGCAAAGGGTATTCGTTCGAATTGGAAAGCGAGCGGACGATGCTGTTCGCCGCGGACGCCGAAGGGCGACTCCTCTCGGTGCTTGGAGGAAACGAAGTTCAAGTACAGGTGTTTTAAGCGGAGCAGGTCGTGTGAAACGCCATTCAATGCGGTCCTTAGCGCGATGCTAGGGATCGTATTTTTAGTTCAATCTCGTAATTGGAAATCTATTGAATCGACTAATTCCAGCACGGTGGCTAGCGTAGACAGATATTCTAACAGCTGCCACAGCCGCTATTTAGTCAAAAACGAATGTTTTAAAATTCTAACGGAACTACATGCCTCTATTTATGCTCAAAAGCCATCTTTTCACTGGAAAACACTTAAATAAGAGCGCTGACTTCCGTTAGATTTTGAAAAGTACCTATTTGAGCAGAATAGCGACTGGTGCTTCCGTTAGATTTCAAATGTTAGATTTAAATGGAAGTAGTGTAGTGTAGCTAAAATACTAAACGATTCTTAATGCGATTGCCCTGGGGTCGCTTCTGTATTGAACCTTTCATTTTAAAATTCCCAGAATGTTATCTGCCGTCTATATAGAAAGAGTTTTTACAAGGAGACTAAAGGGTTGGAACCTTATCTTATAGAATTCATTTAGAGTACTGAATAATAATCGAGTAGAAGGTGATACTCATTGAAAACCATTCGGAAGATGTACGATCATCTAATTTGGGCGAATCGGCGCATTCTCGAAACGTTGCAAAATGCGGAGACCGACAATCAACGGACGATTGATCTATTTTGTCATATTCTTAACGCGGAACGAGTATGGGTAACTAGATTAAGGGGAATGGACAGTTCGCAACTGCCCATCTGGTCGGAAGGAGATCTCGCAATCTGTGCACAACTGATTAAACAAAATGAAGAAAACTTCACAACGTTTCTCGCCGATACAGAAGAAATGGACCTAGATAAAATCATATCTTACGCGAATAGTGCAGGTAAACAATTCGAGAGTTCTATGAGAGATATTTTAACCCATGTCGCGCTCCATGGTCAGTATCATCGAGGACAGATCAACTCGCGACTTCGAGCGGATGGAATAGAGC
Encoded proteins:
- a CDS encoding DinB family protein — its product is MKTIRKMYDHLIWANRRILETLQNAETDNQRTIDLFCHILNAERVWVTRLRGMDSSQLPIWSEGDLAICAQLIKQNEENFTTFLADTEEMDLDKIISYANSAGKQFESSMRDILTHVALHGQYHRGQINSRLRADGIEPVSVDYIIFAR